One window of the Caminibacter pacificus genome contains the following:
- a CDS encoding NTP transferase domain-containing protein, translating into MKSEKLKYKKTQCPTFHSSLYTFHFDIPCFILVGGKSSRFGTEKEDKAELFYKLQYEKCKKVFKNVYFVAKYEKFKNYPFFIEKSKIYAPFFALEEILKKHKKIFVLSVDTPLVKESTLKKLLQKKAVACDNPLIGYYDYTMLKNFDKKTLKIFGINKKCLKVPQKELININKKEDLKFIPNKIRILLKH; encoded by the coding sequence ATGAAAAGTGAAAAATTAAAATACAAAAAAACACAATGCCCGACTTTTCACTCTTCACTCTACACTTTTCACTTTGATATTCCCTGCTTTATTTTAGTAGGAGGAAAATCGAGCAGATTCGGCACCGAAAAAGAAGATAAAGCCGAACTTTTTTACAAACTTCAATATGAAAAATGCAAAAAAGTTTTTAAAAACGTCTATTTCGTAGCGAAATACGAAAAATTTAAAAATTATCCGTTTTTTATAGAAAAATCAAAAATTTACGCACCTTTTTTCGCACTCGAAGAGATATTAAAAAAACACAAAAAAATATTCGTTTTGAGTGTGGATACTCCTCTTGTCAAAGAAAGCACTCTTAAAAAACTGCTTCAAAAAAAAGCAGTAGCGTGTGATAATCCACTGATAGGATATTACGACTACACAATGCTAAAAAACTTTGACAAAAAGACTCTAAAAATTTTCGGAATAAATAAAAAATGTCTAAAAGTCCCCCAAAAAGAGCTTATAAACATAAATAAAAAAGAAGACTTAAAATTCATACCAAATAAAATCAGGATACTTCTCAAACATTAA
- the moaC gene encoding cyclic pyranopterin monophosphate synthase MoaC produces MGLTHINEKHNPKMVDVGDKDITKRIAVASGKIKMKIETKKAILEEKTKKGAVLQTAIIAAIMGSKKTSELIPMCHNILIDGVDVDIEELEDGFKIIVTAKTTSKTGIEMEALTAVSVGLLTIYDMAKAIDREMELYDIRLEYKAGGKSGEFKRS; encoded by the coding sequence ATGGGCTTAACTCATATCAATGAAAAACACAATCCCAAAATGGTGGATGTAGGCGATAAGGACATAACAAAAAGAATCGCCGTAGCAAGCGGAAAAATAAAGATGAAAATCGAAACTAAAAAAGCAATTTTAGAAGAAAAAACAAAAAAAGGCGCGGTTTTACAAACGGCAATAATCGCTGCGATTATGGGGAGCAAAAAGACAAGCGAGCTAATTCCTATGTGTCATAATATATTAATCGATGGAGTTGATGTAGATATAGAAGAGCTTGAAGACGGCTTTAAAATCATAGTAACCGCAAAAACAACGTCAAAAACCGGTATAGAAATGGAAGCTCTCACGGCTGTAAGCGTCGGACTTTTGACAATATACGACATGGCAAAAGCGATAGATAGAGAAATGGAGCTTTACGATATCAGACTCGAATACAAAGCCGGCGGAAAAAGCGGAGAATTCAAAAGAAGTTAA
- a CDS encoding sulfite exporter TauE/SafE family protein, with translation MFYIEVFFIVLALSTFFALGGVGSAVALVPILHMLGVNFNLSKAIGLFVNTSTTITATIMNIKRKVLDFKFAMPLALSLVFSAPIGAYLSKYIPQIYVKYLFIAFLLFAGTMLLFGKKEQKFKYDKPWVMVVLGAIVGVISGLLGIGGGSLLMPLLILLGFDAKKLAVTMSFVIPFSTFSAFLTYLSIVKIDWTLLGVATIAAILGGYIGNYIMHFHLNQKQIKKIIGVLLYIIAAKMLWSAL, from the coding sequence ATGTTTTATATCGAAGTATTTTTTATAGTACTCGCTCTTTCTACTTTTTTTGCTTTAGGAGGAGTTGGAAGTGCGGTTGCTTTAGTACCGATTCTTCATATGTTAGGTGTAAATTTCAATCTCTCAAAAGCTATAGGTCTTTTTGTCAATACCTCAACGACAATTACCGCAACTATTATGAATATAAAAAGAAAAGTTCTCGATTTCAAATTCGCAATGCCTCTTGCTCTATCTCTTGTTTTTAGTGCACCTATCGGAGCTTATTTATCAAAATACATTCCACAAATATACGTAAAATACCTTTTTATAGCATTTTTGCTTTTTGCCGGAACTATGCTGCTTTTTGGAAAAAAAGAGCAAAAATTCAAATACGACAAACCATGGGTTATGGTTGTTTTAGGCGCAATTGTCGGAGTGATTTCGGGGCTTCTTGGAATAGGCGGCGGTAGCTTGCTTATGCCTCTTTTGATACTTTTGGGATTCGATGCCAAAAAACTTGCCGTAACTATGAGCTTTGTTATTCCTTTTTCAACTTTTAGTGCGTTTTTGACATATCTTAGTATCGTAAAAATAGATTGGACTCTTCTTGGAGTGGCGACTATTGCTGCGATTTTGGGAGGTTATATAGGAAATTATATTATGCATTTTCATCTTAATCAAAAACAAATCAAAAAAATTATCGGCGTCTTGCTTTATATAATTGCGGCAAAAATGCTTTGGAGTGCTTTGTGA
- a CDS encoding rhodanese-like domain-containing protein: MFKYAMPKENKEMRLSIEEFIEKYNNDEAVLVDIRMPFELKVWNLPFAIHIPADELEKRIEELPKDKIIVTACPFQNRSPFAAMYLKEKGFNAKYLEKGLIALMDTLKGGEAKKLKID, translated from the coding sequence ATGTTCAAATATGCAATGCCAAAAGAAAATAAAGAGATGAGACTTTCTATCGAAGAATTTATCGAAAAATACAATAACGACGAAGCTGTTTTAGTTGATATCAGAATGCCTTTTGAATTGAAAGTATGGAATTTGCCGTTTGCTATTCATATTCCGGCGGATGAACTTGAAAAAAGAATTGAAGAGCTTCCTAAAGATAAAATCATCGTAACAGCTTGTCCTTTTCAAAATAGAAGTCCGTTTGCGGCAATGTATCTCAAAGAAAAAGGCTTTAACGCAAAATATTTAGAAAAAGGACTTATTGCGTTAATGGATACGCTAAAAGGCGGAGAAGCTAAAAAACTTAAAATCGATTAG
- a CDS encoding efflux RND transporter permease subunit: MFEFFYKRGYLLSAIILGMFVFGVIGLIKMPKNLFPDANRPEVVIFTQVPGATASVVATTVSKPIEEEMATLSNVYQIKSTNVANFSIVHVVFDYTKTLQQASVDVSNALNRIKDKLPKNSIPAIYLVGDFTAPVDVFALSPKNNSITLPEIKKIATHFIKPKLLSNPNIGNVEVFGGYDSAVMVKIDPLKLKKYGISFDDLIKIIQTTDLNMPIGFVKTKNSFITLSFYGEKDDVKKLKNLLIKPNVRLKDIADISWSYQTNNTLYIGNNAPSIAISVQRAPSGSVLATSDAAREEMKKIEKLYPNIKVTISDTQRNLIETSNINMLEALRDAIIFTLIVLLIFLANFRALAAAALSIPMVFFGTIAYLYLTGQGLNIVIYTAIILALGMLTDDAVVVLENIERHLENKEDLQKAIYEGTKEVLKPIFAGSVSTIAIIFPLMFVGGYPEKIFKPLIETLIVALLISWFLSVTFIPKLSTLLYKKGFKKTRVEIFFEKLYQNTIAKLIKPYVGILHFSNGKFYVLRRMLLIAGAMIVLMLSVKNIMPIIGRDVMPPMDTGIMKAHIEFSSNLNAEESEKRLKPFLTWLNKQSWLEKSSIAIGTQKDVLSITGGGGGNSINMTIIAIDRFHRKKTIWQLEDEVRNELAKIPGIKKIGVYDYGATALSTINAPLDVRLLSDTYKQLPKEAQKIEKLLYNVKGLTTIMKTWDKDFNEVVIKIDTNKALSYGITPAGIAYQIALKDMPVAMLTNLSSMNVQFVRVRFNKQFENIEALKLLPIDTKKGPIPLGEIAQIKKEFTYSKIDRYNLQYAIDVEGYRKTRPVSLITDDADKLLKEHGIKNYKQAGDVSEMDDSFGRLVKAIAVGVVILILTLMVVYQSLRLALIMIVVLPLSMIGASWALLIANKPSCMPSMVGLLLLFGIIIKNAVLLIDFYKEFEHSGKSPFEAAIESVKVRFRPVMMTAFGTIAGMIPIALEWAVGLERLSPIADVAIGGLLVGTFLTLVYVPMLAYSTDPRNKKTNPLKS, from the coding sequence ATGTTTGAATTTTTCTATAAAAGAGGCTATTTATTATCCGCAATTATCTTGGGAATGTTCGTTTTCGGGGTAATCGGGCTTATAAAAATGCCTAAAAACCTATTCCCCGACGCAAACCGTCCGGAAGTCGTAATATTTACGCAAGTCCCGGGTGCTACGGCTTCGGTTGTCGCTACAACGGTATCAAAACCGATAGAAGAAGAGATGGCGACTCTTAGTAACGTATATCAAATCAAATCTACAAACGTCGCAAACTTCTCTATCGTACACGTGGTTTTCGACTACACAAAAACATTACAACAAGCAAGCGTGGATGTCAGTAACGCTCTAAACAGAATAAAAGACAAACTACCAAAAAACTCTATTCCGGCAATTTATTTGGTGGGTGATTTTACAGCACCGGTGGATGTTTTTGCTCTAAGTCCGAAAAACAACTCCATAACTTTGCCCGAAATCAAAAAAATAGCGACTCATTTTATAAAACCGAAACTCCTAAGTAATCCGAATATCGGAAACGTAGAAGTTTTCGGCGGATACGACAGCGCGGTTATGGTAAAAATCGACCCTTTGAAACTAAAAAAATACGGCATTTCGTTTGACGATTTGATAAAAATCATTCAAACTACGGATTTGAATATGCCTATAGGTTTCGTAAAAACGAAAAATTCGTTTATTACTCTAAGCTTTTACGGAGAAAAAGACGACGTTAAAAAGCTTAAAAACTTACTTATAAAACCTAACGTCAGATTAAAAGATATTGCGGATATTTCTTGGAGTTATCAAACAAACAACACTCTTTATATAGGAAATAACGCTCCTTCAATTGCCATAAGCGTCCAAAGAGCACCAAGCGGCAGCGTACTTGCTACGAGTGACGCGGCAAGAGAAGAGATGAAAAAAATTGAAAAACTCTATCCGAATATAAAAGTTACTATTTCCGATACTCAAAGAAACCTAATCGAAACTTCGAATATCAACATGTTAGAAGCGCTAAGAGATGCGATAATCTTTACGCTTATAGTGCTTTTGATTTTCTTAGCCAATTTTAGAGCGCTTGCGGCAGCCGCTCTTTCTATTCCGATGGTATTTTTCGGAACGATTGCTTATTTATACCTAACAGGCCAAGGTCTTAATATAGTAATTTATACCGCTATTATCTTAGCACTCGGAATGCTTACGGACGATGCGGTCGTCGTACTTGAAAATATCGAGCGTCACCTCGAAAACAAAGAAGATTTGCAAAAAGCGATTTATGAAGGTACAAAAGAGGTGTTAAAACCGATTTTTGCCGGAAGCGTATCGACAATAGCGATTATTTTCCCTCTTATGTTCGTGGGAGGATATCCTGAAAAAATCTTCAAACCTCTAATAGAAACGCTAATAGTTGCATTGCTTATCAGTTGGTTTTTATCCGTTACTTTTATTCCTAAACTTTCGACTCTTTTATACAAAAAAGGCTTTAAAAAGACAAGAGTTGAAATTTTCTTTGAAAAACTTTATCAAAACACAATTGCGAAACTAATAAAACCTTATGTGGGTATATTACATTTCTCAAACGGTAAATTTTACGTCTTAAGAAGAATGCTTTTAATAGCTGGGGCAATGATAGTACTTATGCTTAGCGTAAAAAATATTATGCCTATAATCGGTAGAGACGTTATGCCTCCTATGGATACCGGAATTATGAAAGCTCATATTGAATTTTCAAGTAACCTTAACGCCGAAGAAAGTGAAAAAAGACTAAAACCTTTCCTAACATGGCTAAACAAACAATCTTGGCTTGAAAAATCCTCAATTGCCATCGGTACTCAAAAAGACGTGCTCTCAATCACCGGTGGAGGCGGCGGAAACAGTATCAATATGACAATCATCGCAATTGATAGATTCCACAGAAAAAAAACAATTTGGCAACTTGAAGACGAAGTAAGAAACGAACTTGCAAAAATCCCCGGAATTAAAAAAATCGGAGTTTACGATTACGGAGCGACAGCCCTATCCACAATCAACGCACCGCTTGACGTAAGACTTCTTAGCGATACCTATAAACAACTTCCAAAAGAAGCGCAAAAAATAGAAAAACTTCTTTATAACGTAAAAGGTCTTACGACTATAATGAAAACGTGGGATAAGGATTTTAACGAAGTCGTTATTAAAATAGACACCAATAAAGCCCTAAGCTACGGAATAACACCTGCCGGTATCGCGTATCAAATAGCTCTAAAAGATATGCCGGTTGCAATGCTTACGAATCTTTCGAGTATGAACGTGCAATTTGTAAGAGTAAGATTTAATAAACAATTCGAAAATATAGAAGCTCTAAAATTATTGCCTATAGATACAAAAAAAGGTCCTATTCCTCTTGGTGAAATAGCGCAAATTAAAAAAGAGTTTACATATTCAAAAATCGACAGATACAACCTTCAATACGCAATTGACGTAGAGGGTTACAGAAAAACAAGACCTGTTAGTTTGATTACGGATGATGCCGACAAACTCTTAAAAGAACACGGAATCAAAAACTACAAACAAGCAGGTGACGTTAGTGAAATGGACGATTCTTTTGGAAGACTTGTAAAAGCAATTGCGGTTGGAGTGGTTATTTTGATTTTGACTTTAATGGTCGTTTATCAATCACTAAGACTCGCACTTATTATGATCGTCGTACTTCCGCTATCTATGATTGGTGCTAGTTGGGCGTTACTAATAGCAAACAAACCTTCATGTATGCCGAGTATGGTGGGGTTATTGTTGCTATTTGGGATTATTATCAAAAACGCAGTACTTCTTATCGACTTTTACAAAGAGTTCGAACACAGCGGAAAATCGCCGTTTGAAGCTGCTATTGAGAGCGTAAAAGTGAGATTCAGACCCGTTATGATGACCGCATTCGGAACGATTGCGGGAATGATTCCTATCGCTCTTGAATGGGCGGTAGGTCTTGAGAGACTCTCACCTATTGCTGATGTAGCAATCGGCGGTCTTCTTGTAGGAACTTTCCTAACTCTCGTTTACGTACCTATGCTTGCTTACTCTACAGACCCGAGAAACAAAAAAACAAACCCTCTAAAAAGCTAA
- a CDS encoding efflux RND transporter periplasmic adaptor subunit — MKVLKIVIPIIIAIALAFGGYRLIKLKKEADAKEKTATLYPIVVKMYKPEYKEVTLTLPAVAEVKNSNEVAIATKFPGKILYIKNLGEKVKKGDLLVKIDDSELKSQLNTIDSKIASLKDKINAQKISLENLIKTHIRTKKLLEVKMASIEQYQNEESKIATLKAAIKADENSLKSLYSQKQSILDNLKYTTIYANTNGVVSAKLFNKGDIAPMLKPILKITPNSGNYLLVLLPKEEKAIIYKSKEYPLIPLKSTINGIKAYKAEVEDKNLLPGEKVNVKVVTFQGKGTFLPFNTILTIENKNYIFTPKTKEIHIKASGVEGVVIEEKIDTPVIQAEPDILLKIKAGYPIKVENKG, encoded by the coding sequence ATGAAAGTACTAAAAATCGTAATTCCAATAATCATCGCTATTGCATTGGCATTCGGCGGATATAGACTAATCAAGCTAAAAAAAGAAGCCGACGCAAAAGAAAAAACGGCCACACTTTATCCGATTGTAGTAAAAATGTATAAGCCGGAATATAAAGAAGTTACATTGACTCTTCCTGCGGTTGCGGAAGTTAAAAACTCAAACGAAGTAGCAATAGCTACAAAATTCCCTGGTAAAATCTTATATATCAAAAACTTGGGAGAAAAAGTAAAAAAAGGCGATTTGCTTGTTAAAATAGACGATAGCGAATTAAAATCGCAATTAAATACTATCGATTCGAAAATCGCCTCTTTAAAAGATAAAATCAACGCACAAAAAATATCCCTTGAAAACTTAATCAAAACCCACATCAGAACGAAAAAACTACTTGAAGTAAAAATGGCTTCTATCGAACAATATCAAAATGAAGAGAGTAAAATCGCTACTCTAAAAGCGGCGATAAAAGCAGATGAAAACTCACTTAAATCTTTGTATTCTCAAAAACAATCAATCCTTGACAACCTAAAATACACTACAATTTATGCAAACACAAACGGCGTTGTAAGTGCGAAACTTTTCAATAAAGGCGATATCGCACCTATGCTAAAACCTATTTTAAAAATCACTCCAAACAGCGGAAACTATCTGCTTGTGCTTTTGCCAAAAGAAGAAAAAGCAATAATTTATAAATCAAAAGAGTATCCGCTAATCCCTCTAAAAAGTACGATTAACGGAATAAAAGCTTATAAAGCGGAAGTGGAAGATAAAAACCTGCTACCGGGTGAAAAAGTTAACGTAAAAGTAGTGACTTTCCAAGGAAAAGGAACGTTTTTACCTTTTAACACAATATTGACTATCGAAAACAAAAACTACATTTTCACACCTAAAACAAAAGAAATTCATATTAAAGCCAGCGGAGTCGAAGGTGTGGTAATCGAAGAAAAAATAGATACTCCGGTAATTCAAGCCGAACCGGATATTTTACTTAAAATCAAAGCCGGCTATCCTATCAAAGTTGAAAATAAAGGATAA
- a CDS encoding TolC family protein, with protein sequence MKKLSLVLIAASLYAADIGTLFDAIKKQPETKIDNLQVKNAKIAKKSVINSLYPTVNLFSSAEHYNAPFSLRPVTPTESAYLLKTNDSIPFSQNIIRIGFDVSMPLFIKTIYDNKEKMSYIINAAKYKAKLNLLQRESMLVIYLSNLNYLYSLKKALLVQKNSIQESIKAIEVGVKVGRIPEFKLLRLKDAVNQIDIKINDIDSKIADTNSKIYTLTKIHLKKPIDFQTSNVKKEEFLAVKPIKENIKASLLDIKAKKDDFLPKVFFKISANRGFGWAYNTKDSVALNTASTGIYINWNIFNKKRNSDVQKAKIEYINSKLTLQKTIKELTSQIEKIDKTLKIVNRSLSLAKKSVKIKEELLKSAKVAFKLGTMTVDEYLNYENDLALAKANVANLKATKNSLIAQKAFIYGNNFKKVFK encoded by the coding sequence ATGAAAAAACTAAGCCTCGTATTAATTGCGGCAAGTCTTTACGCCGCAGATATAGGCACGCTTTTTGACGCTATCAAAAAGCAACCCGAGACGAAAATAGACAATTTACAGGTAAAAAACGCAAAAATTGCTAAAAAAAGCGTGATTAATTCTTTATATCCTACCGTAAATCTATTTTCATCAGCCGAGCATTACAACGCTCCGTTTTCATTAAGACCTGTCACACCGACTGAGAGTGCTTATCTTTTAAAAACAAACGATTCGATTCCTTTTTCTCAAAACATAATAAGAATAGGTTTTGACGTTTCCATGCCGCTTTTTATCAAAACGATATATGACAATAAAGAAAAAATGTCTTATATTATCAATGCGGCAAAATACAAAGCAAAACTCAACCTTTTACAAAGAGAATCGATGCTTGTTATTTATCTGAGTAATTTGAATTATTTGTATTCTTTAAAAAAGGCGCTTTTAGTTCAAAAAAATTCAATTCAAGAGAGTATTAAAGCAATTGAAGTGGGAGTGAAAGTTGGAAGAATTCCGGAATTTAAACTCCTAAGATTAAAAGATGCCGTAAATCAAATAGATATAAAAATTAACGACATCGACTCAAAAATCGCCGATACCAATTCTAAAATTTACACTTTAACGAAAATTCATCTCAAAAAACCTATCGATTTTCAAACATCAAACGTAAAAAAAGAGGAATTTTTGGCGGTTAAACCCATAAAAGAGAATATAAAAGCTTCACTACTTGATATAAAAGCGAAAAAAGACGACTTTTTACCTAAAGTATTTTTTAAAATCTCGGCAAACAGAGGTTTTGGTTGGGCGTACAATACCAAAGATAGCGTCGCACTAAATACCGCAAGTACCGGGATTTATATTAATTGGAATATTTTTAATAAAAAAAGAAATTCGGACGTTCAAAAAGCAAAAATAGAATATATCAACTCAAAACTCACTTTGCAAAAAACGATAAAAGAGCTGACATCTCAAATAGAAAAAATAGATAAAACTTTAAAAATAGTCAATCGCTCGTTATCACTTGCAAAAAAATCGGTAAAAATAAAAGAAGAGCTGTTAAAAAGCGCAAAAGTTGCATTCAAACTCGGTACTATGACCGTGGATGAATATCTAAATTACGAAAACGACCTTGCTTTAGCAAAAGCAAACGTTGCTAACCTAAAAGCTACCAAAAACTCCCTAATCGCTCAAAAAGCGTTTATTTACGGAAATAATTTCAAAAAGGTGTTCAAATGA
- a CDS encoding TetR/AcrR family transcriptional regulator, translating into MKERILKTALKHFAKSGYENTSMKEIAEDLGITKPALYYHYKSKNDLYNEIFKHHFLTLKFQKQPTNEENIIHYIKTMSKFFHQNPDIAKLFAKELSCEGEHLQEETLKIMSKTIKFLQESLPNDINPFFIQTLIISAFTTFQNTLNLRKKVSKLIQKSPDFNIDDEITTTILSYIKAKS; encoded by the coding sequence TTGAAAGAAAGAATATTGAAAACCGCACTAAAACATTTCGCAAAAAGCGGATATGAAAATACTTCAATGAAAGAGATTGCCGAAGATTTGGGTATTACCAAACCGGCACTTTATTATCATTATAAAAGCAAAAACGACCTTTATAACGAAATATTCAAACACCATTTCTTAACCTTAAAATTTCAAAAACAACCCACAAACGAAGAAAATATCATACATTACATAAAAACGATGTCTAAATTCTTCCATCAAAATCCCGATATTGCAAAACTTTTTGCAAAAGAGTTGTCATGCGAGGGAGAACACCTCCAAGAAGAGACTTTAAAAATTATGAGTAAAACAATTAAATTTTTGCAAGAGAGTTTACCAAACGATATAAACCCGTTTTTTATACAAACACTTATCATCTCTGCATTCACTACTTTTCAAAATACACTCAATCTTAGAAAAAAAGTCTCTAAGCTAATTCAAAAATCTCCCGATTTTAATATTGATGACGAAATAACGACTACAATTTTATCTTATATAAAGGCTAAATCATGA
- a CDS encoding ferritin-like domain-containing protein, whose protein sequence is MFYQELEKIIETSDYDKKFELFYKLYENIDSYNFTSNEKPKIFEKPSYADFCEIVHPARVPRRRGFETDEKKAVLLHAIVHIEYSAIDLALDACYRFRNLPKEYYLDWLEVAEDEIRHFKMMNSLLEKTGYKYGDFPVHNSLFEASQKTQDLLSRMAIIPRWYEANGLDANEKIIKRLQKTNDPFAKEVIDALNVILKEEIPHVSKGDKWFKWECERKNLDPLKTYFEIIDSFFKDWKKKDLNVAARLKAGFTCDELKILSNKEINC, encoded by the coding sequence ATGTTCTATCAAGAACTTGAAAAAATAATCGAAACTTCCGATTACGATAAAAAGTTCGAACTTTTTTATAAGCTTTATGAAAATATCGACTCTTATAATTTTACTTCGAATGAAAAGCCCAAAATCTTTGAAAAACCAAGTTATGCCGACTTTTGCGAAATAGTCCACCCGGCAAGAGTACCAAGAAGAAGAGGTTTTGAAACCGACGAAAAAAAAGCGGTCTTATTACACGCAATAGTTCATATCGAATATAGTGCTATAGATTTGGCTCTTGATGCCTGCTATAGATTTAGAAATCTTCCGAAAGAATATTATCTCGATTGGCTCGAAGTCGCCGAAGATGAGATTAGACATTTTAAAATGATGAATTCACTGCTTGAAAAAACAGGCTATAAATACGGAGATTTTCCCGTACATAATTCGCTTTTTGAAGCTTCTCAAAAAACTCAAGATTTATTAAGCAGAATGGCGATAATTCCGAGATGGTACGAAGCCAACGGACTTGACGCAAACGAAAAGATAATAAAAAGACTCCAAAAAACAAACGACCCGTTTGCAAAAGAAGTGATTGATGCATTAAACGTTATTTTAAAAGAAGAAATCCCTCATGTTAGCAAAGGCGATAAATGGTTTAAGTGGGAGTGCGAAAGGAAAAATTTAGACCCGCTAAAAACATATTTCGAAATTATCGATTCTTTTTTTAAAGATTGGAAGAAAAAAGACCTAAACGTCGCAGCCAGACTAAAAGCCGGATTTACCTGCGACGAGCTTAAAATTTTAAGCAATAAAGAGATTAATTGTTAA
- a CDS encoding phasin family protein, translated as MIKIDELLKVGVGSLFLAKEKLEEFVEEAKKRGELTEKEAESLIEELKKESQEKLNELKKMIEDEVRRQLKELGVATKEDIENLKSELKELKELLKNVQK; from the coding sequence ATGATTAAAATAGACGAACTTTTAAAAGTAGGTGTGGGAAGTCTTTTTTTGGCAAAAGAAAAACTCGAAGAATTTGTAGAAGAGGCTAAAAAAAGAGGAGAACTAACCGAAAAAGAGGCTGAGAGTTTGATTGAAGAGCTTAAAAAAGAGTCTCAAGAAAAACTTAACGAACTTAAAAAAATGATTGAAGATGAGGTAAGAAGACAACTAAAAGAGTTGGGTGTAGCTACGAAAGAGGATATCGAAAACTTAAAAAGCGAACTTAAAGAACTAAAAGAACTCTTAAAAAATGTTCAAAAATAG